The Electrophorus electricus isolate fEleEle1 chromosome 19, fEleEle1.pri, whole genome shotgun sequence genome has a segment encoding these proteins:
- the rps20 gene encoding 40S ribosomal protein S20, with amino-acid sequence MAFKETGKAPVEPEVAIHRIRITLTSRNVKSLEKVCADLIRGAKEKSLKVKGPVRMPTKTLRITTRKTPCGEGSKTWDRFQMRIHKRLIDLHSPSEIVKQITSISIEPGVEVEVTIADA; translated from the exons ATG GCATTCAAAGAAACCGGCAAAGCTCCCGTTGAGCCCGAGGTGGCCATTCACCGCATCCGGATCACCCTCACGAGCCGCAATGTCAAGTCTCTCGAGAAGG TGTGTGCTGATCTGATCCGGGGGGCTAAGGAAAAGAGCCTTAAGGTGAAGGGGCCAGTGCGCATGCCTACTAAG ACTCTGCGCATTACCACCCGTAAGACTCCTTGTGGAGAGGGTTCCAAGACCTGGGACAGATTCCAGATGAGGATCCACAAGCGCCTCATTGACCTTCACAGCCCATCGGAGATCGTCAAGCAGATCACCAGCATCAGCATTGAGCCTGGGGTCGAGGTTGAAGTTACCATCGCTGATGCATAA